Sequence from the Terriglobales bacterium genome:
GTTCCGGTCTCGGCGGATGGCTATTCGGCGAGCGTTCCCGCGCATGGCGTGGTGTTGTTAAAGCTGGCTGTGTCGCGGTAAGGCGAAAACATTTCAACACGGAGGACACGGAGGCCACAGAGGATTTGGTTTAGTGTCCATGACATAGAGAGAATTTCCTGCGTTCCGATCTCCCACCACAGCATTCCTCTGTGTCCCTCCGTGTCCTCCGTGTTCAATCTTCCACTCCATACCCGAGGCTATGCTGGGGTGCTGGTTACTGATCCAGACCCTCCTCAGCCTCCGGACTCTCCTGCGCGGCTTGCGACCGAGGTTTGCGGCGTGAGGACTAGGCCGAGGCCGAAGAGCTCGCGTTCGTGACTCCGCCCTGTTCCTTCTGTTGGCGATGCTCGGTGACGAACTGGCTCAGTGATTTGCCGGCAGTGCGGATGTGCGATGCCAGCAGTTCGCAGGCGCGGTCGATTTGCCGTTTGCGGCAGAGCGAGAGGAGCATATGGTGCTCTTTGCGTGCGCGCTCTAGTGCACGGGTGAGATACAGTTGCAGGCGAATGTAGCGTTCGCCGTTGAAGTTGATGTTGCGAATCACGTTCATGAACTGTGGCCGATGCGCGCCGGCGTACAGCGTGGAGTGAAACTGCCAGTTCAGGCGTCCCCACTCGCTGATATCGCCTTCATTGCGAAGCGCAGCGTCGTAGGTTTCGAGAATCTGTTCCGCGGCGGCGAAATCGGACTCTTTCAAATTGGGAATGGA
This genomic interval carries:
- a CDS encoding GntR family transcriptional regulator; amino-acid sequence: MISPQNPSSNSIPRTSLTSVVAEKLREKIVQGEIQEGEQLRQDAIAQEFAVSRIPVREALRQLEAEGLITIVPHKGAVVSLLSCDEIEELFEIRAVLEPEVLRASIPNLKESDFAAAEQILETYDAALRNEGDISEWGRLNWQFHSTLYAGAHRPQFMNVIRNINFNGERYIRLQLYLTRALERARKEHHMLLSLCRKRQIDRACELLASHIRTAGKSLSQFVTEHRQQKEQGGVTNASSSASA